CGGGCACCTTGATCCAGTTCATAAAGGCAAAGCAGATCGCCGTGGACCCGACCAGCGCATCGCGCGGCAGGCGGCGCGGCAGCACCCACATCTGAAACGGCTGCGCCCCGGCATGCGCCACCTGACTGCCAAAGCCCGAGCCGATCCCGAACAACACCCCCAGCCAGCGCGGCGATGTGGAGGGCAGCACCACCGCATTGCCCCGCTCCTGCCACAGGCGTTGCAGACCAAACAGCAGCGACAGCGCGCCAACCGTCCCCAGCACCGCGCTTTCCGAAACGCGCGCGGCGAAGAGATAGCCCAGCAACACGCCCATCGCCATGCCGGGCAGCATCACCAGCAGCACGGTGCGATCCCAGCTTTTGCGGAACGACCAGACGCTGACGACATCCTGCACCACCAGAATTGGCAGCAGCACCGCCGCGCTTTCCAAGGGCGGATTGGCCAGCGCCATCACCGGCATGGCCAGCGCGCCGATCCCGGCAAAGCCCCCTTTCGACATGCCCGAGAGGATCACGGCAACACCCGCGCAGATCACGGCAGGGGCACTATCAAGCATGGAGAACCGCTTTCAAAACCGGGGGCAACACATGGCCGTGATGCGGTTGCCATGGGCGCCGGTCAACAGCAACCCTTGCGGTTAAAACGGACCTTCAGCGGAACGTATAGCCCCCATCGCAGCAGAGCGTGCTGCCGGTCATATTGGTGTTGTCCAGCAGGAACAGTGCGGCATGGGCTTGCTCTGCGACGCTGGCCGGGCGCTCCAGAAGGCATAGTTGCCGCCATTGGGCATAGGCGACCTCGCGCTGATCGGCGGGCCGATTGCGCCAAAGCTCGCTGTCGGTCGTTCCGGGAGACAGGCAGTTGACGCGGATGGGCGCCAGCTCGACCGCCAAGCCCCGCGCCAGCCCTTCAAGCGCGGCATTGCAGGCGGCATAGGCCGGGGCGCCGATCGGGCGCTGAGACGCCGCCCCGGACATCAGCACCAACGAGGCGTCGCTGCGCAGCACCGGCAAGGCCGCATACACCGCCCAATATTGCCCCCAGAATTTCGCCTGAAACAACGCCTCGCTGGTGGCCGTATCGCCATGGCGAAAGGGGCCGGTGCGATAGGAGGCCGCCGGGGTGAACAGGCCGGATAAAGCCTCGCCCTGCGGGACGCCTCGCGCAAAGAAGGTTGTGAGTGCCTCGCGATCCGTGATGTCCACGAGCGTGCCCTTCGCACGATCCCCGAGTTGGGCCAAAGCCTCTGCCAGACGCTCCGGCGAACGCCCGCCGATCCAAACCCGATCCCCGCGTGCTACCAGTTGCCGCGCCGTGGCCAGGCCGATCCCCGAAGTGCCGCCAAGGATGGCGTATAAGCGATTTTCAGTCATGCCCGCGATGCTATTGCCGCATCAGATGCCGTTAAAGCGATATATTTTCCTGTCATTCACGCATAAAATTCTCCATTCATCGGCCATGACTCATATCCCCGGCGACGATCCCGGCGTTTTCCTCGCCGTCTGTGAGGCAGGCAGCTTCGCGGCTGCCGCTTCAGGCATCGGCCTGTCGCCTTCCGCCGTGGCCAAGGCCGTGGCGCGGCTGGAACAAAGGCTGGGGATCGCGCTGTTTCATCGCACCACCCGTCGGCTCTCGCTGACCGGGGAAGGCATCATCTATCGCGACCATTGCCACATCACGCGCGCGGAAATGGCCCGCGTGGAGACCATGCTCTCCGCCTCGACGCGGCATCCGGCGGGAACGGTCAGGGTCAGCCTGCCGCCCTTGTTGGGGACACACATCATCGCCCCGGCGCTTTACGAACTGTGCCGCCTCTGGCCTTTGCTCAGCTTCGATATTGCCCTGTCCACGCAAAAGGCTGAGCTGTCCGCAGGTGACATCGATCTGGCGGTCCGCATTGGCGATTTGCCCGATCTGCCTGCTGTCATGGCGCGACGGCTGGGGTTGCAGCGTGTCGCCCTCTGCTGCTCCCCCGCCTGTCTGGCCGAGCGCTCACCACCCGAAAACGTCGAGGATCTGGCAGATCACAGGCTGATCGCCACGCGGCGTGATCATCGCCCCCTGCCCTGGCTGTTCCGCGAAGTTGACGGCACGCTACGCAGCATCACGCCTCACGCGGCGCTGATGCTGGACGGCAGTCTCTTGACGCTGTCAGCCATTCGCGCCGGTCATGGCATAGGGCTGGTGCCGCGCTGGCTGGTGCAGGATGAAATCGCCAGCGGCGCGCTGATCAGCGTGCTGGACGACCGGCTGGCCGGTCATCTCCCGGTCCATGTGTTGTGGCCCGCCGCCCCCGCCATGCTGCCCCGCCTGAGGGTCAGCATCGATACCATTGTCGCGACGGCGCAAAAAGCCGTCGAAGATGGCTTGCTGATCTGAACGCCCGAGTTCGGGCAAGGGATCAGGCCGCCATCCCCAAGGCCGGCTCTTCCACAGACAGGCCCAGCAAAGCTTTTCGGAATAAGGATTTGACCAGACGGTCTTCAAGAATGCGCCCCGCCACATACAGCACCGCAAACATCGCCGCGAAGACATAGGCGGAGGTCGGCGAAGGCTTCTTGTCCTGCCCTTCGGACAGGTCGGTGCCGTCCTTTTTCGGCTTGTCTGGAGCCGGGGCGCCCAGAGCCTTGTCGATCGGGCTTTGCGGCAGCTCCACGAGTTTTTTCACGTCCTTGTGCCCCGCCACCGCCGGAGCAGCGGGCTTTTCCAATGTGCCCAGAACGATCGTCAGCTGCGCAAAGGCCAGAAACAGCAAAGGTGCGAGAAAGCAGAACAGCAGCGCCCGGCTGCTCAGCCGATAATGCAGCTCTGCCCCCGCCGCGCTCTCCCTGATCTGCAGCACCCCGCCATCGAAGACCGACATGCTGTCCTGCGCCGCCTGATCCTTCTTGCGGAATGTCAGCGTGTCGCCCCGCCTTTCGCGCGCCGTGCCAGACTGTCGGAACAGCGGATCGAGCCTGCCAAAAGCCTCCTCACGCGACTGCCCCGCAGCCAGCGGCAGGCTGCCCGTGATATGCCAGATCCTGTCGAGCCAATGCAGTGTCACATCAAATCCTTCAGAAGAATGCGCCTTATTCGGCGGGCATCACCTCGGCAGGCCGCGCGAAGCGGTCTTTCAGCGCATTCCATCCTTCGGTGAAGGGATAGGTCATCTGCTCGCGGATCGACATGCGGCGACCGCCTTCCATGCCCAGCAGTTCGGCCTCGCCATCGATGCAGGTGCCGAACATGCGATCGATAAAGATGTAGGTGCCAGCGTAATTGCTGCGGCTGGCCTCGAAATCCTGCGAATGATGCACGCTGTGATGTTCGGTGGTGTTGAAGACGAAGCGCCACCAGCGCGGCGTGTTGAAACGCACATTGATATGCTGATAGGTGCTGACCGCCATGCCAATCGCCCCCGCCAGCAGCGCGGCGCGCGGCAGGAAATCGAAAAAGCCACCCACGCCCAGCCCGATCAGGAAGATCTCGACCGGATTGCCCACCGCGCCTTTGTTGATGTTGAGCTGGGTGATGTAGTGATGCACCGAATGGGGCAGCCAGAGCGGATACCAATTGTGCATCCCGCGATGCATCCAATATTGACCGAAATCGAAGATAAAGGAGATCAGGAAGGCCTGCACCAGCAGCGGCAGCCCCATGAACCAGGTGAACTTCTCCCAATCGAAGGCATGCTGCACGGCTTTGACCATCACGCCCGAGCCGATGTAGCCGTTCACCAGCCGCACCAGCGTGTAGCCCAGCCCGACATAGAACAGATCGGTGACCAGCTCCTTCCATGTCAGCCGCCAGCTGCGATAGCGCGGATTGACCCATTCCAGACCCAGCAGCAGCACTTTAAAACCGATGCCGATCCCCACCGCGGTGGAGGTCTTGGCGATGGAATTGGGCGCATAATACCAGAACAGGATCAGCGCGAAGAGCATGGTGGGCTGAAACCAGGTGAAGACGAAGCGCTTGAGCGGCCCGCCCTCCACGCGCGGGATGTTCTCCCACCCGACCGTCACCGGGGCCTGAGCCCCGATCAGCCTGTTGCCGACGCGAACCGCTTCCATAAGCTTTCCCTCATGATGTGGGGGCAGCTTCATAAAAGCACCCCCATCACGCCAGAGGCCAATATCTTATGAAGGCCATAGATACGCTCTATGCCCCAGTGCATCGCGTGGGGATTTGCGCGACTTTCTCCCCTATGCCGATCAGTGACAAGAAATTTGCCAGCCGCGTCGATTGGAATCTGATGCGCACCTTCGTGGACATCGTGCGCGCGGGCGGCATCGGCGCAGCGGCGCGGCAGCTCAACCGCCAGCAGCCCAGCATCAGCGCGGCGCTGAAACGGCTGGAGGAAAGCGTCGGCGCCACGCTGCTTCACCGCACCGCCACAGGCGTGGAGATGACCACGGCAGGCCGTGCGATGATGGCCCTGTGCGAGGATATGCTCGAATCGGCACGCATGATGCCGCATCAGATCGCGCAGGCCACCAAGCGCGTCGAAGGCATCGTGCGCATCCAGATCATCTCCGGGCTGGTCTCGCCCGAATTCGACGAGGCCATCGCCAGCTTCCATGTCCGCAATCCCGACATCCATATCGAGATCCGCGTCTCGCCCTGGCGGCAGGTGCTCGACGCCATCGAGCAGGGCGAGGTGGAGATCGGCGTGGGCTATGACAACAATGTGCGCGGCTCGCTGATCTATGAGCCGCTGTTTACCGAGCGCCAGCAACTCTATTGCGCGCGCAACCACCGCCTGTTCGGCTATCGCGTCGGCCGCCTCAACGAGTTGAAGGATGAGGGCTTCGTCCTCACCGGCGAGGATGAGATCGAAACCATCACCCAATTGCGCCGCCGCTACCGGCTGGGCATGAAGGTCAGCGGCATGGCCGAGGACATCAATGAGGCCCGGCGCCTGATCCTGCAGGGCGTGGGCATCGGCTTTCTGCCGATCATGGCGGTGGAGGATGAGGTGGCCAAGCGCAAGCTGTGGCCGATGCTCCACACCGAATTCGAGCCTTCCTACGAGCTGTTCCTGCTGGCCCGCGCCGAGCCCGCGCGTGACACGGCCACCCAGCTTTTCCTCGATGAAGTGGTGCGGCGCATCCGTGCGCAGCGCCGATCCTAGGGAGGGCATAGTGTGGATCTATGGCTTTCATCGCAAATTTGCATCTGCCCTGATGACCCACCCTGCATCAGTCTTCCCCCAAGCCGGAAACCGGCGTTCCAGACGGGAATCGATATGAAGGACAAGCTGTTCAATCTGGTGCCCCCGGCGATGGTCGCCATGGTGATCCTGTTCTGGTGGATGGGTCCCAAGGTGCTGGTCGACAATTCATGGACCATCATCGTGATCGGCCCGCTGATCACCGTGATCGTGCTGGGGCTGGAATTCGTGCATGAGCGGCACGCCGGCTGGCGCATGAACTGGCAGGAGTTCTTCACCGACCTGTTCTATGTCGTGCTGGGATCGACCGCCATTGAGCGGGCTTCGGATTTCCTGACCAAAACACCGCTGAAAGACCTCAAGCAAGCGCTGGGCATTGCCACACCATGGGCCGAGCATATGCCCTTTCTTGCGCAGGTGGCGCTGGCGGTCTTTATCGTGGAATTCGGCCAGTACTGGATGCATCGCCTGATGCACAACAAGCTGCCCTTCTGGCTGGTTCATGCGCCGCATCACCACATCACCCAGCTCAATGCGGCCAAGGGCGCGGTGGGCAATCCGATCGAACTGTTCCTCATCAGCCTGAGCGTGCTGGCCTTGTTCGACCTTCAGGAGAAGGCCCTGTTCTGCGCCTTTGGCGTAATGACGGTGGTCTCCACCTTCGCCCATGCCAATGTGCGCGCCGATCCGCCGTGGTTCTATTCCTTCTTTTTCACCACCATCCAGCATCACAGCCTGCATCACTCGACCGATTATGAAAGCACCCGCTGCAATTACGGCAATTCGCTGATCCTGATCGACCGCATCTTCGGCACCTTCCGCAGCGGTGAGGCCAGCATCGTGGGTCAGGATGACCGCAAGCGGCTGTCCATCCGCGAGCAGATGATCTTCCCCTTCCAGCCCCTGATCGATGCCTACAAACAGCGCCGTCAGCAGGCCGCGCTGCAACCCAGCGGTGATGCAACGGCATGACGACATTGCGCGCCAAGCTCACGAGTGCGGCGCGCGGCGCCCTTGCCCGGGGCGATTTTGCCGGGACGCAGCGCCATGCCGCAGCGCTGGTCGCCAACGATCCCAACGATGCCGAGGGCCATTTCCTGATCGGGATTGCCGAGGCGGGAGCGGGGCGCATCAGGCTGGCAGTTCCCCATCTCGAACACGCGGTGGCGCTTGATGCTCAAGGGGAATATCGCGCACAACTGGCCCGGCTGCTGATCATGCTACGGCAAGATGGAGAGGCGGCGGCCATGCTCCGCGCCGCCGAAACAGCGCCCCCCACCGATGCGCTCAGCCGCGACACGATGGGCTGTGTCTATGCCCGTCTGGGCGATCACACCGCCGCCCTGCCCCATTTCGCCGAAGCCGTCCGGCTTGAGCCGCGCAACAGCGAGTATCTCTACAATCAGGCGGTGACGCTCAATTTCCTTGGCTGGGTGGATGAGGCCGATGCCGCGCTCGAAGCGCTGATCGCGTTGGAGCCGGGCCATGCCCGCGCCCATCACCTGCTGGCCAGCCTGCGCAAGCAAACCCCCGAAACCCAACATATCGAGCGCCTGACCCGCACCCATGCGCAGGCACGCGATGACCGCAGCAAATTGCTGCTGGGCTATGCACTCTCCAAGGAACTGGAGGATGTGGGCAGGCCCAGGGAAGCGCTGACCCAGCTTTGCGCGGTCAATGCCGCCTATCGCCAAACCTTGCCCTACAGCTTCGCGCAGGACGCCGCCGCTTTCGACGCCATGGAAGCCCATTGGCCGCAACTGGCCCAAGCCCCCAACAGCGGTGCGCCGCAAGACTCGCCGATCTTCATCATTGGCATGCCCCGCACCGGCACCACGCTGATCGACCGCATCCTCTCCTCCCATCCCGAGGTGGAAAGCGCCGGAGAGCTGCAGGCCATGCCGCTGGCGGTCAAAAAAGCCTCAGCCACGCGCAGCCCGGTCATTCTGGACCCCGAAACCGTCGCGGCGGCAGCGCTGAAAGATATGGGCGAGATCGGGCGCGACTATCTGCGCAGCGCCAGCCATCACCGCCGCGACACCACCCGCCGCTTTACCGACAAATTCCCCGGCAACTTCCACTATGTCGGCTTTATCGCCAAGGCGCTGCCTCAAGCACGGATCGTCTGCCTGCGCCGGCATCCGATGGACACGGTGCTCAGCAATTTCCGCAATCTCTTCGCGATCAGCTCGCGCTACTATGATTACAGCTACGATCTGCTGGATATCGCGGCCTATTACGCCCGTTTCGACCGGCTGATGGCCTTCTGGCATCAGGCCTTGCCGGGCCGCGTGCTGGAACTGCGCTATGAGGATGTGATCGAAGATCAGGAGGGCCAGACCCGCCGCCTGCTGGATCATTGCGGGCTGGACTGGTCGGAGGCCTGCCTGAATTTCCACACCAACAGCGCCCCGGTTTCCACCCCCAGCGCCGCGCAGGTGCGTCGCCCGCTCTACAAGGATGCGGTGGCGCGCTGGAAGCAGCATGCCGAGGTTCTGGCCCCGGTGGCGCGCTTTTTCGAAAGGTCAGGCATTGCATTGGACTAGCCCCCTACTGGCCTCAGGCCTGATCGCCTCCCTTGCCGCTCCCGCGATGGCGGCCTCACAGCCCGACACAAGGCTGGTCACCTACCATGGCGAGATCTGCCTTATGATCTCCGGCCACCGTGACAATCCGGCCTCCGCCGTGCTGATCGAGGATCATGCAGTGTCCGTCGAAGGCAGCCGCAACTGGCGCGTGCGCGTGCCGGTCACCACTCTGCGCCAATGGGCAACGCCCTTTGCGCGAAGGATTGCGATCACAACCACAGGGCAGACCGAGCCCGCCATGGCGGATCTGCCCATCGGCCTGCTGGGCCACACCACCGATCTTGCCGCCCTGACCATCGGGCAACGCTAGCCCCCAGCGCTTCTGCTGGCCATCCCCTGCCCCGTGAGGTATGGTCCGCAAGCAGTCGCCACAAGGCGACGCTTCGCAGGAGATGATGCATGACCACCCGCCTGATGGGCCTCGCCGCCCTGCTGGCCGCCGCGACGATGGCGACCGCGGCCTCTGCGGCCACCACCACAAGCAACCCCTTCGCTCAGGACAAGGCCGTGCTGCAGCTGAGCGACCTTGATCTTGCCACGCCTCAGGGCCAGCACCGCCTTGCCATCCGCATGGATCAGGCCGCCCGCGCCGTCTGTGGTGAGAAGATGGCCAGCGTGCATCTCGCACTTGAGGATCAGGCCCGCGCCTGCCGCGCCGAAGTGCTGGCCGATATCCGCAGCAAGATCGAGGCCCGCAGCGCTCTGGCTGACAAGCCTTCGGCAGTCCGCCTCGCCTCCAATCGCTGACACAGCATCGCCTGCCGGTGGTCCACCCCCGGCAGGCTGACGCTTCACTTCCCGATCTTCCTCGGCTTCTTCCACCATGACAGCGTGTGCTGGTCATGCGCGGAACTCCACACACCTGCCTTGGTGTAACGCAAGGCCCCACTGCCTGCCGCCGCACCAACCCGCGCGCGGATCGCCAGCGTCACGGGATCGATCACCGCAAATTGCTGATCGTCGGTGGTGCGCAGCCAAACCTTGCCGCCGCCAGTGTCGATATCGCCCCATTTGAGGTTATCACCCACCTTCACCCGGCCTGATACCGCACCGCTGTCCTTGTCGACGCGTGCCAAAGTGCCGTCACCCTGCTCCTGCACCCAGACGGCGCCCTCACCCACGGCGAGAAAGCCGGGGGTCTTCCCCAGAGCCGTCCGGGCGGTGACCCTGCTGGTCAACGGATCAATGCGCTGCACCGATTGCTGATCGCTGCTCACGGCCCAGAGCGCGCCATAGCCGAAGGCCAGATAGAAGGTGCCCGGATCCACGGTGATGCTGCTCACCACCCGGTTGCTGCCCGGATCGACGCGGGCAATCACGCCTTTCTCATCGCTGGCCACCCAGATCGAACCGGCGCCTTCCACCACATTCAACTCACCCTTGGGGTTGGCGATGCCGGTGGGAATGGTGGCGGTGATGGTCCCCGTCCGCGTATCGATCCGCTTGAGCGCGCCCTCCTTGCAATCGGCCACCCACAGCGTGTGGTGAGACAGCGCCATGGCCCCGCAAGGATGCGCCATGGCCACCTCGGCCAGCTTGCCCTTGCGTGACCAATGCTCCACCCGGCCCCGGTTGGTGGCCCAGACGGTCTTGCCCTCAACGGCAAGAAAATCGGCGAAACCGGGCACCTCGATCACCTGCGCAGTCTGGGCTTGCGCCATCACTGGCAACACGCAGCCCGCCGCCGCCATCCATAAAGCCCAGAGCCTGCGCATAAAAGCCTCCCCCAAAGATCAGGCCAGCTGTGCGATATAGGCGCGCCAACCGCCCAGTTCGGTAATGTCCCTCGCGCCGGTCATCGCGCGGGGCTCGGCGACAAAGCCCTTCACGCTGGTGCCATCCTCCAGCGTCACCGTGCCGATGGCCAGCGGCGCGGGTACTTCCACCACAAAGCTGCCGAATTCGGCCACGCCCAGCTCATAAACCTCCACCGCGATGGCCGCCCCGCTCTCATCATAGACCAGCGCGGGCTTGGGCGGCACGCTGTAGGCCATGGCATAGAGGCGATAGGTCGGCGCCGTCTGGAACGCGCCCACAAACGTCGCCTCACGCGAAGTCAGCTGCCAATGCAGCGGCATATCCTTGAGGTGAGCACCCACAACCGCCAGTTTCACAGTCTGCATTTTACCCTCCAGATCCAAAGGTGGCAGCATCGGCAAATCCGACGCCGAGAAATAGGAATCCGCCTCGGCCAGCAACGCCATATCGCTGTCAGCCGGGCCGATCAGCGTG
The Novosphingobium terrae DNA segment above includes these coding regions:
- a CDS encoding tetratricopeptide repeat-containing sulfotransferase family protein, translated to MTTLRAKLTSAARGALARGDFAGTQRHAAALVANDPNDAEGHFLIGIAEAGAGRIRLAVPHLEHAVALDAQGEYRAQLARLLIMLRQDGEAAAMLRAAETAPPTDALSRDTMGCVYARLGDHTAALPHFAEAVRLEPRNSEYLYNQAVTLNFLGWVDEADAALEALIALEPGHARAHHLLASLRKQTPETQHIERLTRTHAQARDDRSKLLLGYALSKELEDVGRPREALTQLCAVNAAYRQTLPYSFAQDAAAFDAMEAHWPQLAQAPNSGAPQDSPIFIIGMPRTGTTLIDRILSSHPEVESAGELQAMPLAVKKASATRSPVILDPETVAAAALKDMGEIGRDYLRSASHHRRDTTRRFTDKFPGNFHYVGFIAKALPQARIVCLRRHPMDTVLSNFRNLFAISSRYYDYSYDLLDIAAYYARFDRLMAFWHQALPGRVLELRYEDVIEDQEGQTRRLLDHCGLDWSEACLNFHTNSAPVSTPSAAQVRRPLYKDAVARWKQHAEVLAPVARFFERSGIALD
- a CDS encoding LysR family transcriptional regulator, whose protein sequence is MPISDKKFASRVDWNLMRTFVDIVRAGGIGAAARQLNRQQPSISAALKRLEESVGATLLHRTATGVEMTTAGRAMMALCEDMLESARMMPHQIAQATKRVEGIVRIQIISGLVSPEFDEAIASFHVRNPDIHIEIRVSPWRQVLDAIEQGEVEIGVGYDNNVRGSLIYEPLFTERQQLYCARNHRLFGYRVGRLNELKDEGFVLTGEDEIETITQLRRRYRLGMKVSGMAEDINEARRLILQGVGIGFLPIMAVEDEVAKRKLWPMLHTEFEPSYELFLLARAEPARDTATQLFLDEVVRRIRAQRRS
- a CDS encoding sterol desaturase family protein, coding for MKDKLFNLVPPAMVAMVILFWWMGPKVLVDNSWTIIVIGPLITVIVLGLEFVHERHAGWRMNWQEFFTDLFYVVLGSTAIERASDFLTKTPLKDLKQALGIATPWAEHMPFLAQVALAVFIVEFGQYWMHRLMHNKLPFWLVHAPHHHITQLNAAKGAVGNPIELFLISLSVLALFDLQEKALFCAFGVMTVVSTFAHANVRADPPWFYSFFFTTIQHHSLHHSTDYESTRCNYGNSLILIDRIFGTFRSGEASIVGQDDRKRLSIREQMIFPFQPLIDAYKQRRQQAALQPSGDATA
- a CDS encoding SDR family oxidoreductase: MTENRLYAILGGTSGIGLATARQLVARGDRVWIGGRSPERLAEALAQLGDRAKGTLVDITDREALTTFFARGVPQGEALSGLFTPAASYRTGPFRHGDTATSEALFQAKFWGQYWAVYAALPVLRSDASLVLMSGAASQRPIGAPAYAACNAALEGLARGLAVELAPIRVNCLSPGTTDSELWRNRPADQREVAYAQWRQLCLLERPASVAEQAHAALFLLDNTNMTGSTLCCDGGYTFR
- a CDS encoding LysR family transcriptional regulator → MTHIPGDDPGVFLAVCEAGSFAAAASGIGLSPSAVAKAVARLEQRLGIALFHRTTRRLSLTGEGIIYRDHCHITRAEMARVETMLSASTRHPAGTVRVSLPPLLGTHIIAPALYELCRLWPLLSFDIALSTQKAELSAGDIDLAVRIGDLPDLPAVMARRLGLQRVALCCSPACLAERSPPENVEDLADHRLIATRRDHRPLPWLFREVDGTLRSITPHAALMLDGSLLTLSAIRAGHGIGLVPRWLVQDEIASGALISVLDDRLAGHLPVHVLWPAAPAMLPRLRVSIDTIVATAQKAVEDGLLI
- a CDS encoding UrcA family protein, producing the protein MTTRLMGLAALLAAATMATAASAATTTSNPFAQDKAVLQLSDLDLATPQGQHRLAIRMDQAARAVCGEKMASVHLALEDQARACRAEVLADIRSKIEARSALADKPSAVRLASNR
- a CDS encoding sulfite exporter TauE/SafE family protein, giving the protein MLDSAPAVICAGVAVILSGMSKGGFAGIGALAMPVMALANPPLESAAVLLPILVVQDVVSVWSFRKSWDRTVLLVMLPGMAMGVLLGYLFAARVSESAVLGTVGALSLLFGLQRLWQERGNAVVLPSTSPRWLGVLFGIGSGFGSQVAHAGAQPFQMWVLPRRLPRDALVGSTAICFAFMNWIKVPAYLALGQFSRANLLASAALMPVALAATMGGVVLVRKVDPARFYRIIYALMIAIGIKLVLDGVGWP
- a CDS encoding sterol desaturase family protein; translation: MEAVRVGNRLIGAQAPVTVGWENIPRVEGGPLKRFVFTWFQPTMLFALILFWYYAPNSIAKTSTAVGIGIGFKVLLLGLEWVNPRYRSWRLTWKELVTDLFYVGLGYTLVRLVNGYIGSGVMVKAVQHAFDWEKFTWFMGLPLLVQAFLISFIFDFGQYWMHRGMHNWYPLWLPHSVHHYITQLNINKGAVGNPVEIFLIGLGVGGFFDFLPRAALLAGAIGMAVSTYQHINVRFNTPRWWRFVFNTTEHHSVHHSQDFEASRSNYAGTYIFIDRMFGTCIDGEAELLGMEGGRRMSIREQMTYPFTEGWNALKDRFARPAEVMPAE
- a CDS encoding Vgb family protein — encoded protein: MRRLWALWMAAAGCVLPVMAQAQTAQVIEVPGFADFLAVEGKTVWATNRGRVEHWSRKGKLAEVAMAHPCGAMALSHHTLWVADCKEGALKRIDTRTGTITATIPTGIANPKGELNVVEGAGSIWVASDEKGVIARVDPGSNRVVSSITVDPGTFYLAFGYGALWAVSSDQQSVQRIDPLTSRVTARTALGKTPGFLAVGEGAVWVQEQGDGTLARVDKDSGAVSGRVKVGDNLKWGDIDTGGGKVWLRTTDDQQFAVIDPVTLAIRARVGAAAGSGALRYTKAGVWSSAHDQHTLSWWKKPRKIGK